AAAGTGTCTTTTTGAAATTCGGCTGAGTTACGTATTtctgtgtaatgtccagaaaaGGGTTGATTTCACTTTGCAAGAGCTTAAATTATAAACTTGAGTCGTTTTTACCTACTAGCTAAATTATAAATCATGTCTACGTGAGTTTTTCTGTACAGCCCCATAAATGTATAAATTTAGTGTTTGTGGTTTCAGGCTCCACTCCGGAGCTTCTTGCTTCAGATTCCCACTGGAGGAAGTTCAAATAGGATTACAAACAAAGAGAAGTAACCCCTGGATGAGCAGACATCTGCTTGGCTGAATAAAGCTTCACTCTGGGCTGTAAAACGGGGCCCGTCGTAAGGCGGCTGTGATATATGGTGGTTCGGGGCAGGAGGGGGTATTAACTTTCACAAGGGTGCAAAATCAAAGGGAGTTCCTGTCACCGTGGAGGGGTCTCGGCAACAGGGGTCCCATTCACAGGGAattcctctccactgccctctGTTGCATCTGTTGACTCAATCTTTTCTCTACTGGAGAAAAAGAAAACACCATTAAAACCACATGACTGTGAACTTGATTGCAGCAGGCGAGACAAACAGCCCCATCAATGGGATGAGTGTTTACTTGGAGGTGTGGAGATCTTTCAACAGCCCACCATGCTGGTGGTTATATTCTGAAGGCGATCAAATTATCATTTAAATAAAGTGAGTCAGCACTGAAATTCACACAGTTATCAAATAAAATGGATTTAAAATCATATTTTTATTGATGCAGGAAATAATAAGAACAAAGACaaagtgttcattaaaatgtaCATGCTCAAAATCCAAATAAATTGTTTGCGCTGATCATACATAAATTACAAACGTCCTTTAAATTATTGAATGTTTGCTAATCTGCAGGGTCGGTGCATCACATCGCTTCCTAAGAGCAGATAAATCCGCAGATCAAAGAGTTGCGTGTTTACACTTCAAAAGAGATCCTCAGCTTGAGTCAAACAAACAGAGAGATGTTTTTAGGAATAAAAATCTAATTAACACAcgctttgtttatttaaaaaaaaaagataaaaactatTATTTCAAAAGGTAAACATTTTCATTCAACGTGATCTTTGTGTCAAGGTCGTCGGTTTTGTAAAATCTTTTGCGGATAAATTATTTACATTTTGAAGTTTGCTAAAAAATAGATTTTCGCATCAGTCAAAATTTAAATTACCGGTTAGTTTGCAGGTAAAACTTCACTGAAAGCAGCGAAACAtcacaaaataacagaaaaaggattgatggtaaacaaaacaaatcagGGGGCTTAATGTGTACCCTGTAGTGCAAATCTATGGCAGTAAGCGTGAATTCCACAGTTTGGTTAATGCAGATTGTTTGATCAGAGGGGCGACCCCACAGAGATCACTCTCTCTTAATGCTGGTGAGCATCGGTTCTGTGCTTGGAGGAGGCTGCCCTGACCGGCCCTTCCTGGTCTGGTGGGTTTTGACGTGTTTGGAGAGGTGGTCGCTCCTCATGAATCTCTTGCCACACTGCTGACATCCGAAGCGCTTCTCCCCGGTGTGTGTGCGGAGGTGCCGCTGCAGCTCATCTGAACGGGTGAAGCTTTTACCACAGAACAGCCAGTTGCAGATGAAGGGCCTCTCTCCGGCGTGCCAGCGCAAATGTGCCTTCAGGTGAGATGTCTTCTTGTACACCTTACCACACTCGGGGATGTGACAGATGTGCAGTCTTTTCTTCCCAAACTCCAACCCACCACCATTCGCCTGGCAGTTGGGGCATTTGCAGCGCCGGCAGCGGCGCGTGGAGCTGAGCAGACCCTTGGATGTGCCCTGGAGGAGGGCAGCTATCTGCGGTTGGTGACCTAAAACAAGCTGCCTGCCGAGAGTGAAGGGATGGTTGGCAGGAGCTGTGTTGGTCTGTGGTAGGCTCCACCACTGCTGTGCCTCCTCCATGTGGCCTCCTGACAGGTGATGCCTGGCAGAGGAGTTCTGCAGAAAGCTTGGGAAGTTTTGTCCCACGCTGTTGTGCTgaggataatacgggctgctggccTGGGGCTGTGACGACAGCACTTTAACAGGAGACAGTTCGAAGGAATAGGAGGATGCAGGTTCAGCTGGAGGGGTGAGAGGCAGCTCGTGGTGGTGATgggggtgatggtgatggtgatgatgacccaGGCCTGACTGCATGTGTCCTGGAAACTGCACCTTGGGCACAGTGAAGGTCATCTGATGCGTGCTTAGGGCCGTGCTGGGCGCCATGTCGTTGCTCCAGAGCTGAAACATCCCAGAGGTGGAGCTAACGGTGCCTTCGTAGGGGAACTGGGCACTGTCTGAGGCCATGGTGCCCCCCACCTGCCAGGCCTGGCTGCAGGTGGTGGCCAGGAAGGAGAGGGCGTTAGGCGCTCCTTCTGGAGAGGAGCTGGGCGTTCGGTCCTGTGTGGGAAACACACACTAGGTTAAGTGCTGCTTCATAAGTTAACGTTTAAAACATTAAGACAAGAATCAAACTTGAATGCAACCAATAATTATTTATTTGACTTTATTTTtcattgtattattattattattattattattattattattattattattagtcttGTGTACTTTATCTAATTTTTACactaaaagaaaacatttagcttTTTTATCTGAACATTTGCTTCATTTTAGGTGTAAACATTTAGGAAAAGCAGGAAAAACAGGGTGAATCCACAAAGCTGTGGGATTTTTTTATATATCAAACCTGGAGAAAGGTGTGTAAAAAGTTGTCAGTCCTCTGTATCGTCAGCGCAGCCATCTGTCCTCGCGCTCCCTTTGGAAGCACCTGCAGCGCAAACCGCTCCAAGAGGCGACGACGCGCAAATCTAAACTACAATGAAAACTGGAGCTCTTATTCAGGAGTCAGGAATAAAACAGCACTCAAAACAAATCAGAACAAGAGATTCCTCGTttttacacgcacacacacaaaaaagatggagaagagTCCTTCAGTTTTCCAACCGTCCAAATCTGTCGGAACAGCCGAAAAAAGTCCGAAGTTAGAAGCGGAGAAGCGCGCCTCCGTAAATCCGAGCGATCATCTCAGAGGCTACGGAGCTGCATCTCCTCTTATAGAGAAAAGATCCTCTCAACGGGGTCTCCAGCGTGATGCAGGCAATAGAAGCGAGGATGGGGAGAGGGGGAGGGGAGGAAGGGGGAGTCGTTAGGTGAAGGGGTGGGCTACTCATAATTTCACTCAATTTCAACCAAATGCTGACCCCAAGAAGTGACTCCTCCTCCAATTGTTctggggaaaaaataaaaggtttgATTTGTTTAAAAAAGTTCATTTTCTCATTGAAAATCTCCTTCGACTTCCCTGAAAACCTCCTGTGAACGTTGGTTTAAAATTAGAAGCCTTTAATCACCAGTGATTAAAAATAACATTTCAAAAAGTTTTGTATTTCAGCAAATCCTCCCACCTATGAATAGATTTGGCCCCCGGAACAAAATGCTTAGTCTGTTAAAAGATCTAAGAATTTTACAGCCACTAAGTGGAAAGCGGTACTCGCTGAGGGAGTGTTTGCATACGGTTTTTGCTCCTTTGTGAGGGATTTATAGGGAAAGACGGGAAAATGCAGGAGTTTTTATTTTTGTCGGGCACAAGTGATGCGTGTTTGAGGAAAAAACCTGAGTCTCTAAAAACCAGAGAAGCATCATTTCTCATTTATgtttaacaaaacaaacaaattaaacatgtgGAAGTAGTTTCATGTAATTAGTTTAATAAGAATACTTTTTTAAAGTCCAGGATTAGCAGATGTGAGAAGAAAGTCACTGTATTTGTTCCTTTCACAAAGCTAATTGATAAAACTCAATCAAAGCCTCCTGAGCTCTCACTGGTAGGCGACGCGTCAGAAAAAGGCCGCCCTGTGTGACATTCTCACATTTCAGGGTTCAAGTAGAGGCCGCTTCAGATGTGCTCCATTTAATGCAGATTGGGGCTTAATCTCATTCTGTAACTGGGTTCACCATTACAATGTTAAGAGTTTAAATCCAGGCTGGGAACCTGCTTCTCATGTAAATTCCTGCTTTTTCACTTATGTGCTCCTAACTGTTTGACCAGGCTGTGATCCTTAAATAAActcacccagaggagaaatgaccCATCCCACCTAAAAGTCAGATGTAGATCTAAACTAAAGcttctaaatataaaatacaTTAATTTAAGATTTATATCAGAACTCTGTTTGGTTTGGATTTAAATTTAGACtcagagggttagggttatatgAGATTAGGGTTAAAACAACAATGAAAGGAATCAAAAAAGCCTGTTTGACTTTATTGGATATTTTTTAATTAAACATTTAGAAGAAAAAtaattaatttgaagaattatttATTCCTGCAGGAAATTCCACTTAAACACAAACTGATTTGCAGACCAAATATTAAATTATCTCAGATTTTAAACAGAGTAGAAACAGTTTGTAATTAATTCTATTTGTTCAATTAAAACATGTTAATCACACTTGTACTTTCCAAACAATGTTTGTTAGATTTTAggtttacatttaaaaaatgaaccATTTTTACTGTAAGAAAGCCTATAATCTTAAATTAAATTCAAATGACACAGATTAACAAACAGCCTTGAGGAAAACTGGTTTAATTCCAGATTAAAAGAACAAATTTTGAGGCAAAAACACAGCAATAAAGGAGACGTGTGCATGTTGGAGGTAGAAGTGTACCCTGTCTGAGGTTTATTACGGAGCAGAAGTTGTTAATTACCCTGATTCTTATTTCCTGTCCCCTCTACCCCCCTCACGCCACCCCTCCCCCACTGTACTGGCTCCCAGATGAGTGTCTTTGAAGTGCAAAGTACTCTCTCCTCACTTTGAACTGTGAAAACAATGCTCATGTGGTGGTTGCTTACCTTCCCCATGTTACCTCATTTAAATAGACCTGGATAAGGCTTCAGCAGCATTCAAGGGAAAACTAATTTCCAGTGAAAGAGGTCCCTGTGTTCATTAAACAGCTGGTGAGACTGCTAGTAATCAGAGCCGCTCCGTCATGTTGCCGCCGCGCGCTGCTTTGACTGGGTGGCGACCAGCAACTTCAAAACTCACTAAAATCCCAACATCATGGGGCAGATGTTCTCCGGCAACTATTTCTAGTCTGCAAACACACCCAGGAAAACATAAAAGCAACTTATTTCAAAAACTTTTCATGCGTTTCTGTGATTGTACTCTAAAGGTTTTCAAATGGTTTTACAAATGATTTGTGTTGCAGGCCCAATCCTCCTCCTAAACCCTGACTGTAGAATATGCAAGCATGTACTCAAGCTGTTTTTTTAAAATCGTGCCTAGGGGGGCAATTTAAGAGCCTCAGATCACTAAATTGTCCCAGCTGTCTTGACCATCTGCACTTGAAAACGGGCCGCgacagagcagagcagagccgCCTTTGTGCTGGTGGCCGTGTCAGAGAGCTGCTTTTACAGCACTCGTGTGACAAATGTGTCCTAATGGATGAGGTGGGCAGACAGACAGCCAGCATGCAAAGGCCTGCAGCTAACTGTGGTGCTCCACTCTTTAACCATTCAGCAAGCCTAGACGGGGCAAGATGGTGTGATTACGTCCATCCTCTTGTTTCTGTGGGATGAAGAACAGCAGCAACAGCTGGACTTTATAGAGCTACAACCTGATCCTCCAGGGATTAGCCTGTTCCTCTGTGCAGCTTCTTTACTGACTCAGAGATGTTTGTTATGAGCATAGATGCACGTTTGCAGTAGTTTGCTCACTGTACAGTGCATATGTGATTAATCTCACGCGCTTTCCTCAGAGGCTTGCTGACATCACAAAAATCAAATATCGACACAACACCAAGTTCAAGCTTCCTGTTTGATTCTATCAAGCACCAGAATGATCAGCGACAGTTTACccattttgtgtttgtgtttttttgcAAAGGTTATAAACAATTACTGTCCtagaaaactttattttctacgggattgatgagctaatggctagttagaACTTGCTGAAGCCAAAGTGTGTTTCTGCCTTCTTAAAGTGATAATTCATATCTTCAGATGAAGGTTTCTCTAGAAAGGTTATGTACAACCAATATCTTGACAGCTCTTCGGATAACCTAGATTTGAAGAAACAGATTGAACGGCCAACTAAAATCAAACTGGCCTGCCAGTTtgtagttgcaagtggaatattctggccagagGGGGCGATAGGGTGAccttaaagggtcattttagcacacattgGCTCAAGAAATTgatttgaaaatatgaaaaagtaacaaagtatccctttaaaacagAATTTGCACAATGGCAGAAGAAATGGCAACAATGCTGCAGCACCGCTTATTTGGTATgtactgtactgtttgatggtgcTACATGTGTTACTGTGCAGCAATAGTAACAGAAGACCGTTTCCGCAGCCTCGTCATGTCCAGAaatggtaaatgataaatggcctggatttgacatagcaccttctagagtcctggaatcccccaaggctctttacaacacaatcagtcattcactcattcacacacacattcacatgctggtggggatgtagccacagctgctctgggtctcactgacagaggcgaggctgccgagcactggtgccaccggtccctccaaccaccaccagcaggccaggggggttaagtgtcttgcccaatgccAGCGACAAACTAAGccaggctcgaacctgcaaccttccgactacgggatgagcacttaactcctgtgccactgtcatgCCCTACTGGAAGCTACCGGTATCAGCTCGCCAGAGCTGTTGGTTTCCTATTGCATGATCTTGGTGCTTCAGCATGAGTAGAACCAGCAAAAAAAGCTTGAATTCTGTGAACATGTCAGTGCAGTGCACAATGTCATAAGTATGAATGCGTATAAAACAACATTTGTTTAGTAGTTTGAGGAATTGTATCATGATGGCACTTTGGACCCATTCTGACGAGCCGTTAGCTTGTCTATCATGCCATCAAAATAGTCTTTGTTTCTTCTAACGGAGGTCATTTAAAGAGATATGTAGGCTACAATAACAGTTAAATACTGATTGCTTtcaacatttataaaaaaaaactctACTTCAAATATTCAGAACAGTTCCTTTAAAACAACCCCAGTTTAAAACTGTTTCCATTGGTTCATACAAACACTGATTTTTCATTACAAGGTTACTTTGAAAGAAACATTAAAACTTTCCATCTGGAGTTTACTTCCTGGATGCTGATGATATTTAAGTTTCTGAATAACCATAGAATGCCACATCATTATTACTGTAATGAGAAACTGACAGATGCTTTAAAGGTTTGAGCTGTTTTATGATGGCAGCATTCCCCTTTGAAACTGGTTGTGCAcatactagctgttagctcctcaGTCCTGTTGGATCTAAACTCTATAGAGACTTTTTAAGAAGCTCTTTGCAGTTTTATGTTTTAGAAAAAACCCTCAAAACCCTGAAAGTATCTCTAAATAACCTTAATTTATTAAAAAATTACAACAACAAAGTAGGATTTTCCTGTAAATAATTGATATTGGTCTTCTATAAAATCTTAGAcatatttattttgtctttttttcacacattttgtatTTAGCTTCCTGTGAAAACAATGCAACGTCAAATATGTTTAATTTGAATTAAACTGAAGCACAAAACATATAATTCTAGATTTTCCTCATAGCTAGTTGACTCTACAATGATCTCCACCCCCTTTAGTTTGCAGCGTTAGGTGAGCGAGAAGCAGAAAACCATAATAACTCCCTCATCTCATGTCCATTAGCATGTACGAAAAGCCCAAAATCTCCAGTCTTGGGCAGACGCTGGCAGACAGCACATATCTCCGCTTGTCAAAGAAAACTTTTATCAATACCAGAGCACTTGAAGTTTGTTTGCATTTTGTTTTCCAGCACTCTTAACAACTTCAGAAGTCAGATCACAGGAGTATCTGATCAAAGCGCTTCGTGGTTAGTTCTGGAAACACAGGAGTGCTACGCCACGCTTTGATACTCCACATCAATATTTCAATTCAACAATCACTTGACATGCACCCATACTCCCCGAGACGAAAGGGGAGAGTGAGGAGAGGGAGGCTGACAGGGTCTGTGAAGTACAGTAAAAGAAATGGATTGAAGAAATCACCTTTTGAGAAACAGGTTAGATTAACTGAGCCAGGATTACTTTTATTCTGAATATTTTATATGATAATTTCTTTACTGCTTTTGCAACAAAACACTAGAAAATATCTAAAACTTTTTATTTGATTCTAAGTCACATGATTCAACCTCTCTTCTATCGGCCCCGAATCAGGTCAGAGGTGTGAATATTTCATGTTTTATCAACTGAAAATAAAAGGAAAATCTTCTGTGATTAAGATAAATTCAGTCCGTCTGTTAAATGCCTCTCAGATTTAGTCGTGTTTCCACACTTTTAAACAATAACAATATATTTGATCTGATTTAATTTTTtgggcagaaaacatttaaattgaTGACAATAAAAGTCCAAGAAATAGAAACGAAAGGTTGACATATACATTTGTATTCACCCTGAAGAAAGGAAGATAACTGGATAGAGTGTAAACTAGGAGAGAGAATTGAGCAAATCTTTTGTGCAAAGAAAATCAGTGCTCCCTTTGAATTAGATGCCGGGAGGTCAGGCACAGATTTGGTATTCAAAGAACATCCCGGAGAATCCTTTACAAGTAAACGAGAAGGAGTTCGACATCATGAGAGAGTCGGAGGGAAAATACTTTAAACAGAACATCATTAAACAGTCTTGATAAATACATTTCTACAGGAAACGGACAAAGGCTGAAGATCGGATGTCAGCCTCTACTGTTTCTGCAAGATTAACAGGAATAATGTTGTTCAGAAAATAACCTGAGGGGCTCAGGAGCATTGGCATCGGTTCAGTATTAAATCTAAAATAGTGCTGAAAGAGCCAGAAACAGGATCATGTGCAGTCAGAGATGAGGAAAAAAACTGTTCTGTACACTGAATACTAGGAATTGACCTCCTTCATAAGGCTGAAGAGGTCATGACTGGGTGGCAatgtcttgacccacgacatgcagaatcaccacacgGAGAGCAGGAaagtaaaaaggtttttattactaaataaggagAAAGTAAGAGACGGGAACCGACaagatgcaggactggcagcaggactcCAGGATGAGATTCTAAGGAGGGAGACGGAGTGAATATAAGGCAAAAAACAAATGGGAATTTATCtggagactggtcttactgttacTTGGTAGTGGTAATTGTACGGGAAGGATTGTCTGGTCcaggtgagctgaggagatccaaGGTAAGGTATTGGTTGTccagaggtggaggagcaggaatggatgttggttggtgggcggctgagagcgggcggccaggggatgaagcagtgcgTCAGGTAGACTGTGATCCGGGCTTGTTCTGGAGCTGATGATGAATtgagaggaac
The sequence above is a segment of the Nothobranchius furzeri strain GRZ-AD chromosome 15, NfurGRZ-RIMD1, whole genome shotgun sequence genome. Coding sequences within it:
- the sp5l gene encoding sp5 transcription factor-like, producing the protein MAALTIQRTDNFLHTFLQDRTPSSSPEGAPNALSFLATTCSQAWQVGGTMASDSAQFPYEGTVSSTSGMFQLWSNDMAPSTALSTHQMTFTVPKVQFPGHMQSGLGHHHHHHHPHHHHELPLTPPAEPASSYSFELSPVKVLSSQPQASSPYYPQHNSVGQNFPSFLQNSSARHHLSGGHMEEAQQWWSLPQTNTAPANHPFTLGRQLVLGHQPQIAALLQGTSKGLLSSTRRCRRCKCPNCQANGGGLEFGKKRLHICHIPECGKVYKKTSHLKAHLRWHAGERPFICNWLFCGKSFTRSDELQRHLRTHTGEKRFGCQQCGKRFMRSDHLSKHVKTHQTRKGRSGQPPPSTEPMLTSIKRE